One segment of Primulina tabacum isolate GXHZ01 chromosome 6, ASM2559414v2, whole genome shotgun sequence DNA contains the following:
- the LOC142549437 gene encoding LOW QUALITY PROTEIN: proteinaceous RNase P 1, chloroplastic/mitochondrial-like (The sequence of the model RefSeq protein was modified relative to this genomic sequence to represent the inferred CDS: deleted 1 base in 1 codon) yields the protein MASFAFKPLPQTQLHFSYSCRCKYSSNHQSLGFPPTTDTPEPGIAPLQVKAQVAAHLETRLSEDTGGGLSKNSINTCSNDYINSGYSSFTSVDKNDGSKFDKRNLGAEKPAGRRMVPRDRLNENVSSSNRKKEVVSRLSSTRFKEKKVLDINEKIIVFQEGTKDATDKRFLKNRLEVRNEEKLTKKPKVDSAEVTLRVGLELCSKRGDFLGAIRLYDLARTEGVKMGQYHYAVLLYLCSSAATGLVQPAKSGSGSRSLRHVKPSKEIPVIDSEPLNVSGGIGKGCYAGHSLHEQDEGENPPIEQLRKDKFLGNGCTPELANGHSNASFQGEAYSRSFLYGSMEIYDETLDALVQSMKRIADSMKIKDDRGAGHGVQVSEDLKRIALQKGFEIFNQMCVEKVPMNEAILTSVARMAVSFGDGDRAFDMVKQMKEYGLNPRLRSYGPALTIFCSNGDVEKAFMVEEHMLEHNVNPEEPELEALLKVSVEAGKSEKVYHVLHKLRTTVRQVSPATANLIERWFKSKVASKVGKRKWDRELIARAIENTGGGWHGKGWLGKGKWTVCRSPVDSDGSCKSCSERLVTIDLDPEETEKFAHSVASIALQREKNSSFQKFQVYQIGFDYYGPFEAVVDGANVGLNSQKRFKPSKVNAVANGIRQMLPSRKWPLIILHNRRIAGDKMEGSLNRSFIEKWKNADALFATPTGSNDDWYWLYAAIKFKCLLVTNDEMRDHLFQLLGNDIFPKWKERHLIRFSFDETGPIFHMPPPCSVVIQESEKGHWHIPIASEVEQEDQRLWLCCTRADSRLPQLDFEDLNEDRETPSKLDVSKGSCLSRKKKGEARSSGPTKNQGDNHEQIQEQLQKLYSNIKTIILPSAKFDHHSIIPELEAAEKIGKCSIDFQI from the exons CATCAATCTCTCGGTTTTCCACCCACTACGGACACTCCAGAGCCGGGGATTGCGCCACTTCAAGTTAAAGCACAAGTTGCCGCGCACTTGGAAACGAGGTTGTCCGAAGACACGGGGGGTGGACTCTCAAAAAACAGCATTAATACTTGCTCTAACGATTATATTAATTCAGGGTATTCTTCTTTTACTTCGGTTGATAAAAATGATGGTAGTAAATTTGACAAGAGGAACCTTGGTGCTGAGAAACCTGCTGGGAGAAGAATGGTGCCGAGGGATAGACTTAACGAGAATGTATCGAGTTCTAACAGGAAGAAAGAGGTGGTTTCTAGATTATCTTCCACGAGGTTTAAGGAGAAAAAAGTGTTAGACATTAACGAGAAGATTATCGTTTTTCAAGAGGGTACTAAGGATGCTACGGATAAAAGATTCCTGAAAAATCGGTTGGAAGTCAGAAATGAGGAGAAGCTGACTAAGAAACCTAAAGTCGATTCGGCGGAAGTAACTCTGAGAGTTGGATTAGAGTTGTGCTCTAAAAGGGGTGATTTCTTGGGTGCCATTAGATTATATGATTTGGCTAGGACGGAAGGCGTTAAGATGGGGCAGTACCATTATGCCGTTCTGTTGTATCTTTGTTCTTCTGCCGCCACTGGTCTGGTTCAGCCAGCGAAAAGCGGGAGCGGAAGTAGGAGTCTGAGACACGTTAAACCGTCAAAAGAAATTCCTGTTATTGATTCTGAACCATTGAATGTATCTGGTGGAATAGGAAAAGGGTGTTATGCAGGACATAGTTTGCATGAACAAGACGAAGGAGAGAATCCTCCTATTGAACAATTGAGAAAAGATAAGTTCCTTGGGAATGGTTGTACACCCGAACTTGCAAATGGTCATTCAAATGCTAGTTTTCAAGGGGAAGCTTATTCAAGGAGTTTTTTGTATGGATCCATGGAGATCTACGATGAAACTTTAGATGCCTTGGTTCAATCAATGAAGAGGATTGCTGATTCTATGAAGATTAAAGATGACAGAGGTGCCGGTCAC GGAGTTCAAGTGAGTGAAGATTTAAAAAGAATTGCCCTCCAGAAGGGATTTGAAATATTTAACCAGATGTGTGTTGAAAAAGTTCCCATGAATGAAGCCATACTTACGTCTGTGGCCAGAATGGCTGTATCTTTTGGTGATGGTGATAGGGCCTTTGATATGGTAAAGCAAATGAAGGAATATGGTTTAAATCCTAGACTACGATCCTATGGCCCTGCTCTAACTATTTTCTGCAGTAATGGAGATGTTGAGAAAGCATTCATGGTCGAAGAACACATGTTGGAGCATAATGTCAATCCAGAGGAGCCTGAACTGGAGGCACTTCTAAAGGTAAGTGTAGAAGCTGGAAAGAGCGAAAAAGTATATCACGTGTTGCACAAACTTAGAACAACTGTGAGGCAAGTTTCACCAGCTACAGCAAATTTGATCGAGAGGTGGTTTAAGAGCAAGGTAGCTTCGAAAGTGGGTAAAAGAAAATGGGACCGGGAATTGATTGCTCGAGCAATTGAAAATACAGGAGGGGGATGGCATGGAAAAGGCTGGTTGGGCAAAGGGAAATGGACTGTCTGCCGGTCTCCTGTTGATTCTGATGGCTCATGCAAGTCCTGTAGTGAAAGGCTAGTAACTATTGACCTTGATCCCGAAGAAACCGAAAAATTTGCACATTCGGTGGCATCTATAGCCTTGcaaagagagaaaaattcaagTTTTCAGAAATTTCAAGTATATCA GATTGGCTTCGATTACTATGGACCATTCGAAGCCGTGGTGGATGGTGCAAACGTTGGCCTAAACAGCCAGAAAAGATTTAAACCATCAAAG GTCAATGCTGTTGCGAATGGAATTCGCCAAATGCTGCCTTCCAGAAAATGGCCACTGATCATACTGCATAATCGGCGTATTGCTGGGGATAAGATGGAAGGTTCTCTCAATAGAAGTTTCATTGAGAAGTGGAAAAATGCAGATGCTCTCTTTGCTACTCCGACCGGATCAAATGATGATTG GTATTGGTTGTACGCGGCTATAAAGTTCAAATGCTTGCTTGTCACTAATGACGAGATGAGAGATCACCTGTTCCAATTACTGGGCAATGATATTTTTCCTAAATGGAAAGAAAGACATCTG ATACGCTTCAGCTTTGATGAAACGGGCCCTATATTTCACATGCCACCTCCTTGTTCTGTAGTAATACAG GAGTCGGAGAAGGGCCACTGGCATATTCCCATTGCATCAGAAGTGGAACAAGAGGACCAGAGATTATGGTTATGCTGTACACGTGCAGACTCGAGATTGCCACAGCTGGATTTTGAAGATTTAAATGAAG ATCGAGAAACTCCGTCCAAACTTGATGTCTCGAAAGGATCGTGCCTTTCTCGCAAGAAAAAGGGAGAAGCAAGATCAAGTGGCCCGACGAAAAATCAAGGTGACAACCATGAGCAAATCCAAGAACAACTTCAaaaattatattcaaatatcaaaactataatATTACCATCCGCAAAGTTTGATCATCACTCCATCATCCCCGAACTTGAGGCTGCAGAGAAAATTGGGAAATGTTCGATTGATTTCCAAATATGA